AAAGTTCTAGCCGGAGTTTTCAAATTCCGGTTGGCGGGGTTGGGTCATGCTAGTTTGTTTGACATTCATACATGAAAACAAGTAAAAATATTCTCGTTCCATATATGTTTATACAATTTATCAAAAAGTTAATAACATGGTCATCGAAACATTTATGAAAGTATCCATAGGAGacatgaaatttcataattgaCTACTTGATATGATCCCATTAACAACAACATATACACATAACTTATAATTTCATTTACTCAATCTATTTACACAGTAAGATTTGCAGCACGAGTTCAATCATTGAAGCAGATGCATCATATTAGCTAGGGACAATTGCAGCTTCCGTGCTCTTCCGTATATGCAATGATATATGGTGATCATCGTCACATTGTATGGGccaccacagagagagagagagagagagagagtcgttgGGGTGTGTGTGGTTTTGGCATATTGAGACAACTAAAGACATATACACCAAGGTTATATCGCTTTCGCAGTAGCTACCATACTAAGAGAGAATATGTTAAACGTTTGGGTTTGAATGGTCATCCTCGCCGTCGTCTCCGTCATGGTGTGAATCTTTGGAGGTGGAATCAGAGGAGGAGATGATCTTCTGAATCATTTGACTCGTCTCTTCCTCCGACATTCGATCGTCTTTGCTTCGAGACTGTGCATATTCCTCAAAGAACTCCTTGTTCTCTTTCTCCAGTTCATTCCACACTGCATTCATTAGCATTTCATGTGACACTTGAATCCATCACATTAGATCTACGAATACTTACTTATTAGGCAAGCTTTTGCAATAGAAAGTTTCAAGAAAAGTTAAAACTTTGAAAATCAAAAGTTTTCCTCATACTTGCTTCGGGGGTTAGCAAAATCAAGTGTTTAGCAAGCTTCCTTATCCTCAACATATCTGACTATCGATGCAAAACTCAAGAACTTCGTCTTTGTATATTGTGCAAGAATATTTTAAAGTTGAGCAAGAGCATATTCATGCAAAAGAGACCATGATGACAGTGCTATTAGCTATGGAGGTTAGTGAAGATTATTTCCCAAGAAACCCTAGGAGCTGAAGATATCAGACATTTCAATGAACAAGGACGAAATACACAACAAATATGTGTTTGAAGTATAAGAGCGGTTGGTTTCACGACAAGgactctttttttaataaatcttTTCAATAACGTTTACTTTCGTTTGATATTTTTAAGTTAGTATGATTCTGAactgtctttatttctttcttattaGTAAGCTCACCGAGGATGAATTAAGATTCAATTACTTGCAGGGCctaaatatatatgtatctagagagggaggggaagaaaaaacCAGGATGGTTTCTGAAATAAtacaagaagaggaaggaatATGAAGCTGACCGGTGGAGGTAATGACAGGTTTGATATTTGCATGCTTGGAGAGGGCGTCCATGCATTCTTCCTTACTCATCCGAAAGATCAAACACTTCTCTATCAGGTGATGGACCTATCATTCGCAAACGCAACCTCGTTATCGCAAAGCAAACCGAGCACATAAAGATAGGGagaacgaaaagaaaaagacagaaaGGGTCGATGATCTCATGCACGAAGATCCAGCAAAAccagaaaggaagaaggagaaggattgAAAGGGCacaagaagatcaagaaagGGAGAGCCGATGAACAACAGCACCTATCATTCGCAAACGCAACCTCGTTATCGCAAAGCAAACCGAGCACATGAAgtagggagaaagaaaagaaaaagacagaaGGGGTCGATGATCTCATGCACGAAGATCCAGCAAAAccagaaaggaagaaggagaaggattgAAAGGGCacaagaagatcaagaaagGGAGAGTCGATGAACAACAGCATGTTCTGCAGAGACACGACACGAATTAAAAGCACATAGAGGCTAAACAAGAGAGCATAAAGATCGAAGAGGCTGTCAATCAGCAGATCCTTTCGTCTTCACTCTGCCAAAACTTATCGGCGGAGGACTTACCATGTGAATATACGAAGCAGACGACGAATCCCCCATGGAACAAGATCAGCTAATCTTTCAACTCGCTGACCCGTGTGTTGAGATCGACGAGAAAGTGAAAACTAATGATCGAAACGAACGTTGACGACCCAAGTTGGGAGACTCGGTGCAACATCATGCGTATGTGGCTTCACATATAAAAGGGGGGAAGGGGGAAGATGCCAatgtctcaaaaaaaaaaaaaatgttgagaaataaaaatactaaaaataatttagaaaaagagagaaaatggtgGGGTCAAGAGTCCCACGTGGGAGATAAAAGATAATTGGTGGAGAGGGGATTAGAAGAGATTTTGCAAATGACCTCGTTTTGTCTTTGTtgagcttttcctttttcttttttttttgggcggtTTGATTTGCGCCATTAGCTACGGAAGCGCCCCCTCCACGTGATGCGTGGGCCCGGTCCCCCGCTTTCTTTGCTAAGGGAAAATCCTCGCTACAAGACAAGAAAAACACTAAGGTTGCATCCCTCGCTATTTTTTTCGAAACAATTCCTCGTCTTGCACATGGTTGCACCACTTGTATGTCGACCGCTCCCAAATTTTAGGTTCATCATTCGACTTGCATGGTtagatattttcttcatttttccccAAGATATGAAAACAAATTTCGAATAAGACAATTTGATTTTGGATGTGACAACTGAGTGATTCTTGAATGATCTTTCTGGCCAAAATTTTATgttctctttttatttgtttacaagtttctttttcatttatatcGATGTGAATGGATTAACTGTTCTTTTGCTACATGTATATGTGGATTTGCACGTCTAAATTCTTCTTGCTACTCGCTTTTGATGAGGGAATATTTAGATATAGAAAAAGATTATTATGAGGCTACGTTTAGTCGTCCAAATTTCTAATTAGGATAAGACTAAATATGATATGATTTGAAATCCAAAGAAATTTGCCATATTTTATTCACTGTTTattgattataataataaaattgaatatattcacattatattatatatataatttgatttaaacGCCTATATGAGtcataaattttacaaatggaaATAGTAAAAATCTTTCGCGACACTcttgtctactttattttttttttattttcctctctttttttaattaatttcttttatttatttctttcttctccttccatcattctctaacaaaaatttaataaatagaaaattgtactaatatatctaaaatattaaaacacctaaaatatgtgataaaatatatattgaatttatattataatatagaattaaattcgaatatataaataaaaatacgattaaatttaaaaactaaaattttatttttgttattttgaatttcttatattaaaattcaaatattttatgttgaaatataattttaatttattaatttaagaaatttttatttgaaaaaaaacttTCATATATGGATTTTAGAAATCTATATACCTTTATCCTACTTgtctcatgagataattttattcaGTCCATATTccttatatttgactttattataTCTTGAGCATGCACCAAACGCgggataagataaattttatcttgattgtCAAACGTAGCCtgatagtttaagcttttaggataaatagcttaaactttttgGAACGAATATTGCGTGCTTGATTTTAGTAATCTCGGTGTTTTGTTATAATGGGGATTCCTTGATCACTCATCAAAACCTTTATCAACATAATCATGCGGGAGACAAGGGGTAGATTTTTGAGTTAACTGAACATTTCGATTTGTTGATTATCTCTTTTGAAggtgttttgttttatttcaaaTCGAATAGATGACTGTTGACATATATTGAAGCTTCAATTGACAGTGAAGTCCAAGTTATGCGTTTGTGCACTCTCATTCTTGCATCTTTTCTCATATAACAAATAGAGTCATGTTTGGATACACCTAGCTAGATCTTGTATCAATGCCGTTCTTCGAGAAAAATAGATTTCAGATCAGTTGTTATCATTAGTCCATTTCTTTTAACTTCGGAATATTCTTCTGTTAACCTCCTTGCTAATAGGATAGGCACACATTTCATGTAAGCTacatcaattttaattagtcGTCTTTTTGGGCATTTGTGCCATTGTGAATAGCGGACCACAATTCCAGAGTATCACATCAATCAGACATACATATGAATATGGTCAAATAACCCAAAGTACGGATTAAAATTATTTCGGATGCAGTCTGCTTTACCTATTCATATACCCATCTCTTCTTCCCATCACGAGATCGTTGTCACACGTTTTATCTCATTTGAATGTTCATCGCTCAGATCCAATTCCACATATTCAAGCatggctcctctctctctttctctaacCCCTGTATCCATTGTCGTTGTCCTCCTATTATTTAACTAGCCATCTCCGCCGAAACTCTCCATCTCATGCATTGCCCGCCTCACAAGAATAATCGTTGTCCTCATTAGCATCAGCCCACCGTTGAGACGTTGACGACAGATTGCGGCTAGCCTCCGGATCTAGAGGCTCAATCCCTCCCCCCATATTTAGAGGCATCAAGATATAGATTAATCGCGATCGATGAGCAGCTTGTTGACACCGACGAGGGAGGGGCTTAACACGCTGGGCTGAGCTCCGCGTAGGCAATGAACTCGATGCCTCTGAGTTCGCCTTGTGATAGAGAGAGACATGAGGGGATGATGTGAGAGCAAAAAGAGGACAAAGAGGCAACTAGAGAATGGAGAGTGAGATATGCACGCCATCATTGTTGGCGGTGCCCTGGTGGTGATGCTTGCGGTGGTCGTCGTCGGTCTGGTGGTCGGGAATAGCGGGGGATGCGGCCGTCTATGGGGTTGTGctaagagaaggagagagggataGGAATGATCTggattttagaaaaaatataatttggTGTGGGAAAGATTAAAATAAGTTGGACTCGTGGTATTATCTTgtgaggggaaaagaaaataaaataaaataaaaaacgaagACTTTTCATATTCATTCATCTTATAGGAGGTTTAGAATATTATAAAACAATAAATCACAGGCATGAGATAATATGAATTATCAATAGTTACATATATATGATCACATCAGTTGCATATACATATATTTTCGTATTTTTAATGTTGTCAATTGTCCCGTtgtgatattttttttgttttttaattaggttttaaaGTTTCGCCAAATTAGAAAATAGGATTGGGTTTTGAGTGGCTTGCTATTCACTCGGGTCTCTGCTTAATTGGCATTCGCAAGCGGACAAGAATTGCCCATTCTCTAGGGGGTGTCCAGCGGTGATTGGACCATTGCTCCAAAATTGAAACCGACCGTAGCCCTAGATCAAACCATCTCTCACTCTCTTCTTGTTCATTTCTGAAATTATAAGCGTCTTCTTCCGCTGAAAGCTCTTGCATGCAGTCAGCTCAATCAATTTCTTGTCTTGCTTTGCTCTCTTTCGTGGGGGTCCCCCTATAATAGCGAGTTCAGCATCATTGGCTCTgctactttttttcttgataaccACATCTGCTTGGTTGAAGGAGAAGGACGAGGCAAAGTATAGGAATATTATTCTCTTGCTGACGTGACAATTTCCTTCGATCATGCATCGCATTAGTGGATTAAAGAAATGGATACTACGCACTTGTAATTTTAGTCAGTTTGTATATGGATAGTGCCATAACTTGTACCTTACCAATTAGAGGCACGGCTGGTGCAAATttattcaaccaagaatggtAGAAAATAAAGACTATGAGACCGCTAAGCCCTCATGCTCACATCTTGAGTACGCTCGGCAAACACGTTTTTCCTAAGACATGGAAAAAATGCCATCAAGCCACAATGTCCATCCTTTGTGTGTGCATGTGAATGCGTTGCAAACTCAGTTAGCGTTGTCGATGTTTACCTCTACCACCACCGGCGCATGCATTGACCATAACTTCTATCTCCTCAAGTCGTCTCCATTTCCCCCTTCCTCTCAACCTCATCCCGTGTTGACATCATGTTTAGAGTTTGATGAATGTAGACTTCAACCATGATTAGAAAGTTGACAACCTTATATCGAGATCTAACATCCTTAATCTATGGTCAATTACGGTTTGGGTCACGTCGACCTGAAGTTCAAGCCGATCAGAAGTAGACTGGCCTCGACCAAAAGTGGTCAAAAATCTATGATGACCGTCACTACCgtaccacagagagagagagagagagagagagatcgtggtCATATTGTTGGGTGGAGGTGGGGTGCTTCCGTGGGACAATGGAGTGCGCGGCGGTTGCATTGTACTTGGGCAAAGGCAGCGACACGTattggaaggagagagagagagagagagagagagagagagagagagagagagagagagggttttcaAGTTGAGCGCTA
This Eucalyptus grandis isolate ANBG69807.140 chromosome 7, ASM1654582v1, whole genome shotgun sequence DNA region includes the following protein-coding sequences:
- the LOC104454716 gene encoding uncharacterized protein LOC104454716 — encoded protein: MGDSSSASYIHMVHHLIEKCLIFRMSKEECMDALSKHANIKPVITSTVWNELEKENKEFFEEYAQSRSKDDRMSEEETSQMIQKIISSSDSTSKDSHHDGDDGEDDHSNPNV